In Thermococcus thioreducens, a genomic segment contains:
- a CDS encoding RNA-guided pseudouridylation complex pseudouridine synthase subunit Cbf5, with translation MARDEVRRILPADIKREVLVKDEKAETNPKWGFPPEKRPMEMHMQFGIINLDKPPGPTSHEVVAWIKRLFGLNKAGHGGTLDPKVSGVLPVALERATRVVQALLPAGKEYIALMHLHGEVPEDKIRAVMKEFEGEIIQRPPLRSAVKRRLRTRKVYYIEILEIDGKDVLFRVGVEAGTYIRSLIHHFGLALGVGAHMAELRRTRSGPFKEDETLVTLHDLVDYYHFWKEDGIEEYFRKAIQPMEKAVEHLPKVWIRDSAVAAVTYGADLAVPGIVKVHKGIKRGDLVAVMTLKDELVALGKATMTSGEMLQRSKGIAVDVDKVFMPRDWYPKLW, from the coding sequence ATGGCGAGGGACGAAGTGAGGAGAATCCTTCCGGCTGACATAAAGCGAGAAGTTCTGGTTAAGGATGAAAAGGCCGAGACGAACCCAAAGTGGGGCTTTCCGCCCGAGAAGAGACCGATGGAGATGCACATGCAGTTCGGCATAATCAACCTCGACAAGCCGCCCGGGCCGACGAGCCACGAGGTCGTTGCCTGGATTAAGAGGCTCTTCGGCCTTAACAAGGCCGGCCACGGCGGAACTCTGGATCCAAAGGTCAGCGGAGTTTTGCCTGTGGCGCTTGAGAGGGCTACCAGGGTCGTCCAGGCCCTTCTCCCCGCAGGTAAAGAGTACATCGCCCTGATGCACCTCCACGGCGAGGTTCCCGAGGATAAAATTCGAGCAGTGATGAAAGAGTTCGAGGGTGAGATAATCCAGAGGCCGCCCCTTAGGAGCGCGGTCAAGAGAAGGCTGAGAACGAGGAAGGTTTACTACATCGAGATTCTGGAGATAGACGGCAAGGACGTGCTCTTCCGGGTTGGAGTTGAGGCGGGAACTTACATAAGGTCGCTTATCCACCACTTTGGTCTTGCCCTCGGTGTTGGTGCCCACATGGCCGAGCTTAGGAGGACGAGGAGCGGGCCGTTCAAGGAGGACGAAACGCTGGTGACCCTTCACGACCTCGTTGACTACTACCACTTCTGGAAGGAGGACGGCATCGAGGAGTACTTTAGGAAGGCGATACAGCCTATGGAGAAGGCCGTTGAACACCTGCCGAAGGTCTGGATTAGAGATTCGGCCGTTGCGGCGGTAACCTACGGCGCCGACCTTGCCGTCCCGGGGATAGTAAAGGTTCACAAGGGCATCAAGAGGGGCGACCTCGTCGCGGTCATGACCCTTAAAGACGAGCTTGTGGCTTTGGGCAAGGCCACCATGACGAGCGGTGAGATGCTCCAGAGGAGCAAGGGAATAGCGGTAGACGTGGACAAGGTCTTCATGCCGAGGGACTGGTATCCCAAACTCTGGTAA